The genomic segment TGGTGGTTCTTTTCAATATTAGTCACCACATGGAATGGGGGGACGACAACAGCACTGGCATTAGTGATACTTTATCGGAAAAGTACGCTAAACGTTGTGGTCCATCGTTTTTGGATGTTTTAAGCTAACTCCGGCGTTAGCGCTAGAGTTAGCTTGTTCAGCCGAACCATGGAAATGAGTGTAACAGAGGACAGACCTACCTAATTTCACCAAACACAGGTACGTATTGGGCCATTTAATGTTTCATTCAGAGCTGAATTTGATTTTATGATATCCAAGAGTTTTGCTAAAAGTAACATAAAATGGGAacgattacttttttttctggggaGATGTGTCAAATGTTCGGTAACCGCTGAGTTTCAACCTCAAACCCAATCATCAGATGACTCGAGGATTACACAATCCCGAAAGACCGGTTGGCGAAAGGCAATCACATGAtgattgtaatattttttttctttctgattctTTTACTTAAACCTGTGGGGACATGCAGTTCTGTTCTGTATTATCTACTGAAATTTCTTTCGCCGGattaaatatctaaaatgtGTTGGGAAATGAGGAGTTAATGTCTCCTGTTTACACATGATAGTATTCATTATAACCCAAAACACGTGCTTGTAAATGTTCAAATTACAATCTTATTAATAACttgctttaaataataatacaacCAGACCAAATAGATCAGCCagtataatttaaatatttactattCTATGTCACATCTGATTGGATAAAGTTTTATTACTTGTCATTTTGTCTGAATTCACTGAAGGTCACTTTTAAATAGTCTTTGTTTACTTTTAGGGTTAGTTAAGACTATAACCCCTCTGTAACAGATGCTTTGGTATGTTTGAACcagaaaaaacaatgaatacatttaataaGTTAATGTTTTCTATAAAAGTAGACCATTTTACAAGTAAATGATTGTTTAAGCTTTGCTCgtcttctttttgttgttttacagatctattttttttttgttgccacaATGAAGAGCATTAGAGTGCACCTTTAAAGGCCCGAAACATGAACTCGGTCTCTCCCAACACGGTGTCCTTCGTGGCCGGAGTGATGCAGGAGGAGCCGGTGGAGAGCCGGAGGCAGCAAGCTCTGGAATGGCAGAACAGCCACGGATTCAGGCCGCACCCAAACCCAAGTACCAGCAGAGAGGCGGCCGAAGAGCCCGACGAGATGGACAAACTGAAGGCCAAACTGATGTCGGCGTGGAACAGTGTCAAATATGGTACGGAGGTTGGACAGAACCATTAAAAACACGAGCATAAGAACCTGTAATTCTTGTGCATTTCAAAAGttgcaatatttttgttgtctgCACAGGCTGGACTGTTAAGACTAAAACTTCCTTCAACAAAACGTCACCCATTATTGTTCTGGGACACACCTATCTACTCAACAGCGAGGGTAAACACATTTATCTGTAGCTTTTCTGCTGTGCTCAATAATTACTGCACTTTATCTACAGAGAGTGTGATTGCTGCAACTCCTGAGATTGCAGTGATTTGTTTGATGAACTGAAGTcgtttaaattgattttctctgcattttaattaaaagaaaaataattagtttcTTTGTACTAAGCATAAAAAATCTAGTTGAGTTGTTAAGAAATGTTACTTAATGGAATTAGGTTTAATATGGGATTTATGTATCACTGCCAACGGTGATGTAGTGTCTGTTTTTCCCCAGTAGGTGGTGCAGGTTTGGAGGTCAActtaacttttaaagaaaaactgttttaagtcattttttttaaattagactagctttttaagttttttaattttgatcttatttttgttctatttaaataGATGTTTATAATTTCTTCTATTCAATCCATTCAAATGAGATAGAAATATCCTTTAAGATCAGTTTTACTTTCTCGGATACTTTGTGGTTAAGACTTTGCATTAACATTTTGGATTCATTCTAAGAAGCAGATGCAAAAGTGcagttaaataaattaacaaaatctgTTCATCCCTAATTTATAAACTAATTTTACTTATATTTCTGTTATAACAACTTCAGAAACTCTGCTTTGAAAGCTAAAATATGACTTAAACTGTGTAGCAGATgctctttttctctcttcttatAACCTCTGATATCTTTCTGCCACGTTGCTTACAGATGAGGTGGAGCGATTTCGTCTGGATTTTGTCTCCAGGATCTGGCTGACCTACAGAAGGGAGTTTCCTCAACTTGAAGGCTCCACCTGGACCACCGATTGTGGCTGGGGCTGCATGCTGCGCAGCGGGCAGATGCTGCTGGCACAGGGACTCCTGCTTCACTTAATGCCACGAGGTTTGTGTCTCACACTTTTGGCCCGGGGCAACACTGCATCCAGTCCAGCTCCGGTGCAGCCGCCGCAGTCTTTGTGTAACAGACTGTTCTGTCCGGCGCTCCAAATCCATTTCATTGGCTTCAAATTTTGTCCGGACTCTGGAGTAAGCCAGAGCACATTTTGTGAAGTTAGGGCAAATGAAACGACCTAAACCGAAAATCCTGCGACCGAGTGTTAAGTGCATTTggtacattttttcaaaataaaaccaattttctGCTGTAGTTGCTCTTTTTACCCTGTTGTAAGCATTACATCATTCTCACTGACACAGAGTCACAAAGTGTGTGGTAGAGCACCATATCGATTATTTAACACCATGGAGGATGAGAGCCTGATCACAGAGATCTAGCTAGACCGATGCGGTGGCTGCACTAGAGCGGGACTGGATGCTGTGTGAACCTGCGATTACTTTCATAAAACTGTTCAGCTGTGGCGGTTTTGTGCATTTGTATCTTAGGTTTAGGGAAAATATCtatttaattcataaaatcCTTAATCAGGCTGTTCTAAAATACTGAGGAATGTCTCTACACATATTTCGGACATTTCCACAAGGAGTTCCCCTGTTTTAGTTTGCATTATATCATTGAAACTGAAATGTCTTACTTCCCTGTTCCCGTCATGTTACATCTCAGTATTAAATTTATCACTTGCAAACTCAGCATCTTCTAACCATTCTTCTTTAGCATGTTTATCTGGAAGATCCTCAATTTTTTCATGAGTGGTCTATTGTTTTTACATACCAGAGTTAGATCACgtttttcatgacttttttccccacaatcATCTCTGCTGGTGTTTCATAAAGATACCAATAAAGCTTGAACTGTCTCTTCAGTCTGAATCATCTGTAATCTTCTATGTCAGCTTCTAGCTTGAGAATTTTGAAAGTTTGTTGTCAAACCATCAACCTGCCTTGAATTAAgtaagcacttttttttttcattttgcagaTTGGACTTGGCCAGACGCTCACCAGCTCACCGACGTGGACTTTGAGATCTTCCGACCGCGCTCCCCAGTGCGGGCTGCAGGGGTTCCCATCCCTTCTTTTGGCTCTCCTCGTGGCTCCACCACACCTGAGAAATCTTTTTCAACCTCCCAGGCTCTAAGAAACAGCCAGAAAAAAAGACCTGAGTCTTCGAGGGACCGGCTAGCAGAGCCCACCCACCAAAGACTTGTTACCTGGTTTGGAGATCAACCTCCTGCACCTTTCGGTGTTCATCAGCTGGTGGATATCGGCAAAGGTTCTGGAAAGAAAGCAGGAGACTGGTATGGCCCCTCAGTAGTGGCACACATACTACGgtaagaacatttattttgatgaaaaataattttatttatacaaataaagaggttaacatttgttttttgggcttaTTGTCTCCAGAAAAGCAGTGGCAAAAACATCTGTTGGGCAGAGCTTGGCTGTGTA from the Oryzias melastigma strain HK-1 linkage group LG1, ASM292280v2, whole genome shotgun sequence genome contains:
- the atg4da gene encoding cysteine protease ATG4D, translated to MNSVSPNTVSFVAGVMQEEPVESRRQQALEWQNSHGFRPHPNPSTSREAAEEPDEMDKLKAKLMSAWNSVKYGWTVKTKTSFNKTSPIIVLGHTYLLNSEDEVERFRLDFVSRIWLTYRREFPQLEGSTWTTDCGWGCMLRSGQMLLAQGLLLHLMPRDWTWPDAHQLTDVDFEIFRPRSPVRAAGVPIPSFGSPRGSTTPEKSFSTSQALRNSQKKRPESSRDRLAEPTHQRLVTWFGDQPPAPFGVHQLVDIGKGSGKKAGDWYGPSVVAHILRKAVAKTSVGQSLAVYVAQDCTVYKEDVLQLCDPSLSQRAADPSSQTWKSVIILVPVRLGGEALNPSYIECVKNILRLDCCIGIIGGKPKHSLYFIGFQDEQLLYLDPHYCQPVVDVTQANFSLESFHCSSPKKMPFNRMDPSCTVGFYAKTKKDFESLCSVVGMALSSSKEKYPIFTFVDGRGQDYGLEAHSSNHFGPPPHILPPENRGRGNIRQSSEEFVFL